From Ignisphaera aggregans DSM 17230, the proteins below share one genomic window:
- a CDS encoding glycosyl transferase family 2 (COGs: COG1215 Glycosyltransferase probably involved in cell wall biogenesis~InterPro IPR001173~KEGG: rfe:RF_0407 glycosyltransferase~PFAM: glycosyl transferase family 2~SPTR: Q4UMF4 Glycosyltransferase~PFAM: Glycosyl transferase family 2) → MFALIWYIPTTIIVLSFVYGIPSLYSVIRNLKEQVWIKIENNKNPNNPETSLVAILLPFYREDRESIRRTFQSIARQKYPKDNLDIFIILENNDIETYNIVKESIGILTDVGFKTTIFINKGSRRGKAHAMNNLLKNISGRYDVVIVLDAGDTIYDDRYIYKVSKLIKNGYSIVGTKVYRISNSVIGKLSYIDTMLWYNVGLPGLTKLIRVPLVSGEGLALSMEFLNMIGGFPEVLAEDAYLSIKAYQYGRRIALLDSIVYEGAPSTLSSYVKQRVRWYRGSLQCLKDVVIKYRKVLRCRTKIALVMAYLQPIALMAPFISLLIVSLSLFVEIPSITITIAKIELVSISLAPIYIIINGYRDKVVVLAPLNWIFQGIIALIALIPIRIPWLRTSSRSFIDVSSIHQITLRQ, encoded by the coding sequence GTGTTTGCGCTCATATGGTATATACCTACCACTATAATAGTTCTCTCTTTTGTCTATGGAATTCCATCACTCTATAGTGTTATTCGTAACTTAAAGGAGCAGGTATGGATAAAGATTGAAAATAATAAGAATCCAAATAATCCAGAGACTTCCTTAGTAGCTATTCTCCTACCCTTCTATAGAGAAGATAGAGAGTCTATAAGAAGAACTTTTCAAAGCATAGCCAGACAAAAGTATCCCAAGGATAACCTCGATATCTTTATAATATTGGAGAACAATGATATTGAGACTTACAATATTGTTAAAGAATCCATAGGTATCCTAACAGATGTGGGATTTAAAACAACTATATTCATCAATAAAGGTTCTCGTAGAGGTAAGGCACATGCTATGAATAATTTGTTAAAGAATATCTCTGGAAGATATGATGTTGTGATTGTTCTAGATGCAGGAGATACTATCTATGACGATAGATATATCTATAAGGTGTCTAAACTGATAAAGAATGGTTATTCTATTGTTGGTACAAAGGTCTATAGAATTAGTAATTCAGTAATAGGTAAACTATCGTATATAGACACTATGCTCTGGTATAATGTAGGGCTACCAGGGCTTACAAAGTTAATTAGAGTTCCTCTTGTAAGTGGTGAGGGTCTTGCTCTCTCAATGGAGTTTCTAAACATGATAGGTGGTTTTCCTGAGGTATTGGCTGAAGATGCCTATCTATCTATTAAGGCATATCAGTATGGGAGAAGAATTGCACTACTTGATAGTATTGTTTATGAGGGAGCTCCATCAACGTTATCTAGCTATGTTAAACAGAGAGTTCGATGGTATAGAGGATCTCTTCAGTGTCTAAAAGATGTAGTTATAAAATATAGGAAGGTTTTAAGGTGTAGAACAAAAATAGCTTTAGTTATGGCTTACCTACAACCGATAGCTCTTATGGCACCCTTCATATCACTACTAATAGTATCCCTATCTCTATTTGTAGAAATACCATCAATTACCATTACCATTGCTAAAATAGAGCTAGTATCTATATCATTAGCTCCAATATATATAATAATCAATGGCTATAGAGATAAAGTAGTAGTTTTAGCACCTCTAAACTGGATTTTCCAAGGCATAATAGCTCTAATAGCGTTAATACCAATAAGAATACCATGGCTAAGGACATCCTCAAGAAGCTTTATAGATGTATCATCGATACATCAAATAACTCTTAGACAATAA